One genomic window of Paraburkholderia phytofirmans PsJN includes the following:
- a CDS encoding ABC transporter substrate-binding protein codes for MTTRAGWISRLMVPTVLSLAALSASAQQTIKIGEINSYKAQPAFLGPYKNGWNLALDQVNAAGGVLGKQLEVVSRDDNGNPGDTIRVAQELIAREQVQLLFGGFLSNTGLALTDFAKQKKIFFLAAEPLTDKIVWADGNKYTYRLRPSTYMQVAMLVPEAAKLHKKRWALVYPNYEYGQSAVATFKKLLTAAQPDVQFVAEQATPLGNVDAGAVTQAIADAKPDAIFNVLFGADLGKFVREGNTRGLFKDRSVVSLLTGEPDYLDPLGAEAPTGWIVTGYPWYSIDTAANKKFVDAYQAKYHDYPRLGSVVGYSALMSIAAGIKKAGSVDPDKLAAAFKGLGVDTPFGPITYRAQDNQSTMGAYVGVTGLKDGKGVMTSYRYIDGASVQPSDAEVKKLRPAE; via the coding sequence ATGACCACGCGCGCAGGATGGATCTCTCGCCTCATGGTGCCAACGGTGCTCTCGCTCGCCGCCTTGAGTGCGAGCGCACAGCAGACCATCAAGATCGGCGAGATCAACAGCTACAAGGCGCAGCCCGCCTTTCTCGGGCCTTACAAGAACGGCTGGAATCTCGCGCTCGACCAGGTGAACGCCGCGGGCGGCGTGCTCGGCAAACAGCTCGAAGTGGTGTCGCGCGATGACAATGGCAATCCGGGCGACACGATTCGCGTCGCGCAGGAACTGATCGCGCGCGAGCAGGTGCAATTGCTGTTCGGCGGCTTTCTCTCGAACACCGGCCTCGCGCTGACTGACTTCGCCAAGCAGAAGAAGATTTTCTTCCTCGCCGCCGAGCCGCTGACCGACAAGATCGTCTGGGCCGATGGCAACAAATACACGTACCGTCTGCGGCCTTCGACGTATATGCAGGTGGCGATGCTGGTGCCGGAAGCCGCCAAGCTGCATAAGAAGCGCTGGGCACTCGTGTATCCGAACTACGAGTACGGGCAATCGGCGGTGGCGACCTTCAAGAAGCTGCTGACGGCGGCGCAGCCTGACGTGCAGTTCGTCGCCGAGCAGGCCACGCCGCTCGGCAACGTCGACGCGGGCGCGGTGACGCAGGCGATCGCCGACGCCAAGCCGGATGCGATCTTCAACGTGCTGTTCGGCGCCGACCTCGGCAAGTTCGTGCGTGAGGGCAATACTCGCGGGCTCTTCAAGGATCGCAGCGTGGTGTCGCTGCTGACGGGCGAGCCGGATTATCTCGACCCGCTAGGCGCCGAAGCGCCGACCGGCTGGATCGTGACGGGCTATCCGTGGTACTCGATCGATACCGCAGCCAACAAGAAGTTCGTCGATGCGTATCAGGCCAAGTATCACGACTATCCGCGGCTCGGCTCGGTGGTGGGGTATTCGGCGTTGATGTCGATTGCAGCGGGCATCAAGAAGGCGGGGTCGGTCGATCCGGATAAGCTCGCCGCCGCGTTCAAGGGCCTCGGTGTGGACACGCCGTTCGGGCCGATCACCTATCGCGCGCAGGACAATCAGTCGACCATGGGCGCGTATGTCGGCGTGACGGGTTTGAAGGACGGCAAGGGCGTGATGACCTCGTACCGGTATATCGATGGCGCGAGCGTTCAGCCCTCGGATGCCGAGGTCAAGAAGCTGCGGCCTGCCGAGTAA
- a CDS encoding RNA polymerase sigma factor, translating into MEPPPTSHTMTERDTDITATVVRERTRLVNFIRRRIRDPDDAEDILQDVFHEFVQAYRLPAPIEQASAWLFRAARNRIVDRFRKKKEQPLADLSASGDDADSEYRLDLDLPAHDAGPEALYARALLLKALQDALDELPANQREVFVAHELEGRSFKEMAAESGVTLNTLLARKRYAVLHLRARLQAICDELGI; encoded by the coding sequence ATGGAACCGCCACCCACTTCGCACACGATGACCGAACGAGACACCGACATCACCGCGACCGTGGTGCGTGAGCGCACGAGGCTCGTCAATTTTATCCGGCGCCGAATTCGCGACCCAGACGATGCCGAGGACATTCTGCAGGATGTGTTCCACGAATTCGTGCAGGCTTACCGGCTTCCCGCGCCGATCGAACAGGCGAGTGCGTGGCTGTTCCGTGCCGCGCGCAATCGCATCGTCGATCGGTTTCGCAAGAAGAAAGAGCAGCCGCTGGCAGATCTGTCCGCGAGCGGAGACGACGCCGACAGTGAGTATCGCCTCGACCTCGACCTGCCGGCGCACGATGCGGGTCCCGAAGCCCTCTACGCGCGCGCTCTATTGCTGAAGGCCTTGCAGGACGCGCTCGATGAGTTGCCAGCGAATCAACGTGAGGTCTTTGTCGCGCACGAACTGGAGGGCCGGTCCTTCAAGGAGATGGCGGCGGAAAGCGGCGTCACGCTCAATACGTTGCTCGCGCGCAAACGCTATGCGGTCTTGCATCTGCGTGCGCGGCTGCAGGCCATTTGTGACGAACTGGGTATCTAA
- a CDS encoding 4Fe-4S dicluster domain-containing protein: MREKSAAECKQMPGVIAPVVDLTRCEGKGDCMEVCPENVFEIRRIDEADYRGLDLMHRLKLRVHGMKVAYTPNAHACRSCGLCVTACPERAIKLARTA, from the coding sequence ATGCGCGAGAAATCAGCGGCCGAGTGCAAACAGATGCCGGGCGTAATTGCACCGGTTGTCGACCTGACACGTTGCGAGGGAAAGGGCGATTGCATGGAGGTCTGCCCCGAGAATGTGTTTGAGATCCGGCGCATCGACGAGGCCGATTATCGCGGCCTCGATCTGATGCATCGCCTCAAGCTGCGCGTGCATGGAATGAAAGTCGCCTACACGCCCAATGCGCACGCCTGCCGGTCATGCGGGCTTTGCGTGACGGCGTGCCCTGAACGAGCGATCAAGCTGGCCAGAACGGCATAG
- a CDS encoding O-methyltransferase, protein MASSTTGLLQRLHEQSQTEVIARARAQFQGSSQEFQDLAEEYEMLAPRLRGRFLETLGLSSEDFEASQGTPLSLAVSAETGRFLRNMVLSHKPARILELGSSCGVSTLYFAEALRMLGSGVVVATELDAVKCAQLRAHVRTAGVQAYVDLREGDVFQTVSGLDGTFDMVFIDVWASSYLSLFKQIERLLRPGSIVLADNMYTAEDAVRPYKHYLDGNPRFSTTTLDFESGVEFTVVVS, encoded by the coding sequence ATGGCTTCATCAACCACAGGTCTTTTGCAGCGGCTTCATGAACAGAGCCAGACAGAAGTGATAGCCCGCGCACGCGCGCAGTTCCAGGGATCGAGCCAGGAGTTCCAGGATCTTGCGGAGGAATACGAAATGCTCGCGCCGCGTCTGCGTGGCCGTTTCCTCGAAACGCTCGGGCTATCCAGCGAAGATTTCGAAGCCTCGCAAGGCACGCCGCTGTCGCTCGCCGTGTCGGCGGAAACGGGAAGGTTCTTGCGCAATATGGTGCTTTCGCACAAACCGGCCCGAATCCTCGAACTCGGCAGTTCCTGCGGTGTGTCCACGCTGTATTTCGCCGAGGCGCTTCGCATGCTCGGCAGCGGCGTCGTTGTAGCGACCGAACTCGACGCTGTTAAATGCGCACAGCTTCGGGCCCACGTCAGAACGGCGGGCGTGCAAGCGTATGTCGACCTGCGGGAGGGTGATGTTTTCCAGACCGTTTCCGGACTGGACGGCACGTTCGACATGGTGTTTATCGACGTATGGGCCAGCTCCTATCTGAGTCTATTCAAGCAGATTGAACGGCTGTTACGACCCGGATCTATCGTTCTCGCCGACAACATGTACACAGCCGAGGACGCCGTTCGGCCATACAAGCACTACCTTGACGGCAATCCGCGTTTCTCGACGACGACGCTGGACTTTGAATCAGGGGTCGAATTTACGGTTGTCGTTTCGTAG